The Homo sapiens chromosome 16, GRCh38.p14 Primary Assembly genome includes the window cgcccagtttcaagtgattctcatgcctcagcctcccaagtagctgggactgcaagtgcatgccaccacgtcaggttaatttttgtacttttaatagagatggggtttcgccatgtcggccgggttggtctcgaacccctgacctcaagtgatccacccacctcagcctcccaaagtcctgggattacaggcatgagccaccatgcctagctcctGATAACACTTTTGAAGAACATCAGATCAGTCTCATCTCATGCACAGGATGCGTCTGAAGACCTCACAGCATTCAAAACTTGCATTTTTCAAGACGAGTTTTCCCATAGGCTTTAATGTCAAGTTGGGGGGTATGCAGCCTCGGAAGGCATAAATCTACAGCCATTATGGCTTAGGGGCATGTTATTAGCAGCATCAGTCTCAAAACGACGTCACCAGCTGTTTTTCTACCTCCTTTCCCATCCCTCCAGCATCCTTACCTAGCTTTATGAGTATTGGGGGGGATCTTAAAGCCACCCCAGTTGTAATAATATCAACtaagctgggcatggaggcatgcatctatagtcccagctactcaagaggctgagggcgggaggatcactttgagcccaggagttcgagtccagcctgggcaacatagtgagaccctgtttcttaaaaaaaaaaacaatgaattgatcgatcaatcaataaaaaatgtttcaagatGTATTGAGCAGCTGTTTACTACGCaaccaagcactgttctaagcattttatttatttttgagacagggtctcttgctgtgtcacccaggctggagtacagtggcacaatcatagcccactgcagcctcaaactcctgggctcaagcagtcctcccgccttagcctcccaagtaactatgACTACAAACacagaccaccatgcccagctaatttaaaaaatttttttgtagaaacagagttctgccatgttgcccaggctgatctcaaactttcgagctcaagtgatcctcctgccttagcttcccaaagtttACATTCTTCACAAAGTTTACAgctgtgggccaccatgcccagccaactttcagtagagatgggtcctgctgtgttgcccaggctggtctcaaactcctggcctcaagggatcctcctgccttggcctcccaaaatgctgggattatatgtgtgagccaccatgctcggcctctACGCATTTTATATGTGTTAACTCATTCAGTGTTTACAACCACCGTATAATGTGGGTACTGTCAAtatttccactttacagatggggaaatggaggtaCGGGAGGGGAAAGGGACTTGCCCCAGCACCCAGCCAGGGTTCAGCCCCAGCGGTTCTCTCAATGACTACCCTGTATCGTCTTCCTTCTCCATCCACCCCTACATCCTCCTTCCCAATTTCTCAGCAGTTCTTTATTGGGAGCACATTGAGTCACGGCTGCTGCTAATTTATAGCTATTTCTTTACATCAAACTTCTGTTCAGAAATTGTTGATTTTCAGGGCCATTTCTGCCGCGCAAAGAACCCTTGAGTGACATTGTTataggatatttttaaaagatcttaaaTTATAGACACAGTGACTGTTGAAATACCAGGACACTTGTAACCAAAAGCAGAAGTTCGGATGCCTATAAAACAACCAGACGGTTCACTCCAGGCTGGAGATTGACAGGTCTCGGGCTTCACTGAGCCAAAGTGGCGCCCCCACGTGGCGACAGCTTAACTTTACACAGCTCTCCACCCAACCCCAGCTTTGAAATTATGCAAGTTCTTGACAGATTGTTCTAAATTGGGGAATATTTCTTCATATCATTTCACATTTTGTGCAAAAAGCAAGACGTTGTTGAGAGTTTAAGGACACCACACTGTCAAATTTGCATTATTCCATGTTGCATAAAATGAGTCTGAGAGCGGTTTCATCGTGGGTCTTAACCCCCAAGGGACAGAGATGCCAGTCCCCGGGGATTCCTGGACAGCTACTGAGACCTCTTCCCTTCCTATAGGATGGCCAGCCGGAGCAGTGACAAGGATGGTGACTCTGTCCACACGGCCAGCGAAGTCCCGCTGACCCCACGGACCAATTCCCCGGATGGAAGACGCTCGTCCTCAGACACATCCAAGTCTACATACAGCCTGACGCGGAGGATTTCGAGTAAGTATCTCTGCTTTACCTTTCTGGGGGCCCTGGCTGGCTTTCCCAGACACTCTCCCACGGAGAGTCATGAAGGGCAGTGTTATTGCTGGGGGAGGGCGGCAGAGTGGGATGACAGTCCAGGAGACAGGGCGAGAGAGAGATAATGACGGTGTGACAGAGGAGGGCATCACACCTGATTGCTGCTGAGTTTAATCAAAAGCAAtcattttgattgatttttgctttattaattttaagtttGATTGAATTGGCTGAATTGATTAACATTGTCAGTGTATATCATTTCAGATTCTGAAAGATGAGTGTGGCTATATTATATAGCAGGGTTTGTCAATTCTGGTGACTTTGGGAGCTAGGCGGGTTGCATCAGTGGCCAAGTGCAGAGGTTGCATAGAGATAAACATTGCCTGAGTGCAGTGACAAATGGCAGCTGCCGCTCTGTCTGGAGAGTTACTAGGGCAGGGTGGGGACTTCGGTCAATTGAAAAGCAAATGCCCCATTGAAAGGGGGCCAGGGTGTCTGCTACTCAGCTCTGGCCAATGGTAGCTGTATGGGATTGGGGGCTCCGTATTGTCTGATCTTTGTAAAGAGATATTGGCAATCTGGGTTTTTTTATGTGAAACATTCTTACTTTCAAGCCTAAACAAAATGTATGTGTGGCCATCAAATTTGACCACCCAATTTGTCCACTCTGTTGTGTGGCGTATGTGTTTGACCAAACAGCATGATTTGGgtgaggaggaaaaaggaggacAAACACCCAGAGGCTCCCAACCTCCTTCTGCTCCACAAAAGTATCTCTGCTCTGTGTGAACCGATGTCTGAAATTCACCAGACAGAGGGAAAAGCTTCAAATGCATGAAACAAATCCATTCAGGTGGAGATCATTGGTGTCCAACCTTTCCTGGGgatagagggaaaagaaaaaagtagaaaaaaaaagagttcaaggGCATGAAATAGTGAAACAGAGGGAGCACTGGATTTCTTTAGGCCTCAGtcttcccatttgtaaaatgagagggcTGGTCTAGAGCTGCGCTGTCTGGTATAACAATCACTAGACACACGTAGCTGTTGAGCACGTAAATGGTGTGAGACTGAATCTTACTGATGTTCTGTAAGTGCAAAATACATACTGGACTTTCAGgacagtgaggaaaaaaaaaaaaaaagtctgggcgcggtggctcatgcctgtaatcccagcactttgggaggccgaggcgggaggatcacctgaggtcaggacttcgagaccagcctggctaacatggtgaaaccccatctctactaaaaatacaaaattagacgggcatggtagcgcatgcctgtaatcccagctacctgggaggctgaggcaggagaatcggttgaacccgggaggtggaggttgcagtgagccgagattgcaccactacactccagctcaggcaacaaaaatgaaactctgtctcaaaaaaaaaaaaaaaaagagagagaggatttAAAGTAtctcactaaaatatttttatattggttcCATGTTGAAATGAGTATACATTGGATATagtgggttaaataaaataaaatattaaaattaattttgcaggctgggcgcggtggctcacgcctgtaatcccagcactttgggaggccgaggcaggcagatagcttgaggccaggagttcaagaccatcctggccaacatgatgaaattccatctctattaaaaatgcaaaaatgggccaggtgtggtggtatacaactgtagtcccagctacttgagaggctgagccatgagattCACTTgcacctggaaggtggaggttgcagtgagccgagatccgccactgcactccagcctggacgatagagcaagactctgtctcaaaataaataaataaaattaaatgaattttgcccttttatttgcatattttaaaagtcGTGGCTGCCAGAACATTTTAAGTTACATGTGTGGCTTGCATTTCTGGCTTGCGTTATCTTTCTATGGACAGTGTGGGCCTAGGTAATTTCTAAGTCTCATGCCCAGCTCTGAACACAGGTTATCTCCATTTAGCATACATCTATCAGAGTACCTCCCATGCCTCTGGCAAATGTCTCATAAAGACAACTGTTTGGGCAATTAGCAAGAATGCCATGAGCTCATTGCTAGAAGAGAGGGATGTGCAAAGGTTGGAATAATGAACTTGGGATCAATGCATTCTGCTGGTTCATGGAAGGGAGAGAGGCGGCCCGTAAGCGGTGAGGTTTGAATATGAACCTTGAAGAAGTACAGTCGTTCCCATTTATTGGTCTGTGCCTACGGGCACATTCTGTGCCATGCTCTTTTCATGCCCTGGCTCAGTGAATCTTCACCACATTCTTTGAGGTAGGTGCCGTTATTGACTCTATTTTACTGATGGGAAAACAGAGTCCCAGAGAGTCAAAAGAATATGCCCGGAGTCACATGGCTCACTGGTAATGAGTACACGAGTAGTGAGTAAGTGGCTGAGATGGAATTCCACCCAGGCACTCTGGTCCCAGAGCTCACTCTCTTAAAGTGGAGACATCGTAGGATAATGGTTAGAGCCAGACTCTGGGGTCagctagaccagcctgacccctGGCTCCTACACTTGCAAGTGTGTGACCTTCAGAAAGTTACTTAAAGCTTCTGTTTCCTCGtctataaagtggggataatagtAATTATCTAATAATTCAAGGGGATGTGAAGATTGTGATTGCACATATGCGATGATGTAGTGTACACAGTCcattagagcagtgcctggcacttagctGCTGTGATGATGGCAAGGTGTCAATAGTGCCACCAAACTATCTGTCACAGAATCAGTGAGTATTTCAGAGTGTGGAGAAAGATGGCAAAGGTCATTCTGAAGCAGAGTAAACAATGCAAGAATCTGCTTACCTGCAAAGTGGCCCAGGTCTGCCCCGTATGTGGCTGTCTTCATTGTTATTTCTGGTGGCTCTCAGGTCTTGAGTCAAGACGTCCCAGCTCTCCACTCATCGATATTAAACCCATCGAGTTTGGCGTTCTCAGCGCCAAGAAGGAGCCCATCCAACCTTCGGTGCTCAGACGGACCTATAACCCCGACGACTATTTCAGGAAGTTCGAACCCCACCTGTACTCCCTCGACTCCAACAGCGACGATGTGGACTCTCTGACAGACGAGGAGATCCTGTCCAAGTACCAGCTGGGCATGCTGCACTTCAGCACTCAGTACGACCTGCTGCACAACCACCTCACCGTGCGCGTGATCGAGGCCAGGGACCTGCCACCTCCCATCTCCCACGATGGCTCGCGCCAGGACATGGCGCACTCCAACCCCTACGTCAAGATCTGTCTCCTGCCAGACCAGAAGAACTCAAAGCAGACCGGGGTCAAACGCAAGACCCAGAAGCCCGTGTTTGAGGAGCGCTACACCTTCGAGATCCCCTTCCTGGAGGCCCAGAGGAGGACCCTGCTCCTGACCGTGGTGGATTTTGATAAGTTCTCCCGCCACTGTGTCATTGGGAAAGTTTCTGTGCCTTTGTGTGAAGTTGACCTGGTCAAGGGCGGGCACTGGTGGAAGGCGCTGATTCCCAGTTCTCAGGTAAGGGATGGGTTTGTGGTGTTTCCTCCTgggagcttttttaaaaagtgattatttttattttattttactgtttaaaaggcttttttggatttttaaaactttttattttgaaataatttttgactcACAAGAGGTTGCAAAAATAGCAGAGAGTTCCTGTGTCCTCTTGATCCAGCATGATAGCATCTTACGCAACCAGGAAATAGATGTTGGTAACTAACCTAGAGCTTACTCAGatttcagtagtttttttttttttttgagacgctctgtcacccaggctggagcgccgtggcgtgatcttggctcactgcaaactccacctcccaggttcacgccattctcctgcctcagcctcctgagtagctgggactataggcgcccgccaccacgccctgctaatttttttgtattttttttttttttagtagagatgaggttttccgtgttatccaggatggtctcgatctcctgacctcaagatttCACTACTTTTTACATGCATCACTcatgtgtgtgtctttctgtgaAAATTTATCACATGTATAGATTCCTGTAACCACCACCACTCTGGAAGCCTTTTTTAAATCATCGATGCTGAGTTATTTAATAAGGAGAATGATTGCACAGGGTATAAAGCTATCAATCATTTTGACTttcagaaattgatttttttggggaaaaagtGAAGGCTGGAAAACAGGATGATGCATGGATGTTTTTCAGGCCAACTGTTAGATTGGCTTCCTTCCCCCTGTCCAGCCCAGGGAAATGTGGTTGGCTGCTCGGGAAGCCACCCACGGACCAGGCTGTGTCTCCAGTCGGCTGTTGTGCATTCCTGCATATTAGAGGGTAACTGTCTACCCATTGTAGGTAGAAGGATGTGGGGAGcccaaggaaaggaaaagacccagccactccttcctccttccctcccttcccgcTTCTctcttcactccctccctcccttccttccctgctaccctcttccctccctttctccctccttcccctccttcctccctcccctcctcccctcttcccttccttctctccctgtccTGTGGGATGGCTGTTGTAGGAACAGGGACGGGAGATGGAGAAACAGGGGAGGGGGCTTTGGCCACCATGAGGTCAATAAGAGCTGccttccaggccaggcgcagtggcttacgcctgtaatcccagcactttgggaggctgaggcaggagaatcacttgagtctaggcgttcaagaccagcctgggcaacacagtgagaccccgtctctacaaaaaacaatttaaaaattagctaggcatggtagtgcacatctgtaattctagctacttgggaggctgaggcaggaggatctcttgagcccagagtttgaggctgcagtgagctatgatcgagccactgcactcactccagctcactccagcctggttgacagagtgagaccctgtctctttaaaaaaaaaaaaaagttgcctttcCATGGGGAGCCATTTGGTGACGTGCAGAGAAAATGGCCTTGGGTCCAAGCTGCAACCTTCCTCCCAGTGCCTAGCTGTTGCTGGGCCCCTGTGCTCCCTCACCTCACTTCAGGTGAAGTGGAGGTAGTAACACCACCTCGCAGCGAGGGCCTGGCGGGTGGCGAGCACTCCACAGTGGCAGGCCCAGTTGTCAGGAGACGACGTCTTCTATTGTGAACCCATTCAGAGTGAGCCTGTAATGTGTCGCCTTCCAGTGCACTAAGCGGTAATCACACCTGGTGAATATCTAATTGGGCAGACAAGAGGCGGGGAGTGTTCCCGTTCACTCCTGATGCTGAGCCTTCTTGCGGTAGAGGAGCTGGCGTCTCCTCAGCTGAGTTAATCTCGGGGCTGCCATCTCCTTTCCATTTGAAGAGGGACAGCCGGGCCTGTTTCAGGTCACTGCGGGAGCAGGTTTCTCCCAGACAAGGGCTGGCTCCTCACCCTTGATAGAGCTGCAGGCCGTGCCTTAGTTTCATGGGGACCTTTCAGTGCCTCTATGAATTAAAAGTATTCATGTGTATAgggctgagtgcaatggctcacacctgtaatcccagcactttgggaggttgaggtgggaggatggcttgagcccaacagttcgagaccagcctggg containing:
- the SYT17 gene encoding synaptotagmin-17 isoform X6, which gives rise to MAYIQGFLSRISGLLLCRWTCRHCCQKCYESSCCQSSEDEVEILGPFPAQTPPWLMASRSSDKDGDSVHTASEVPLTPRTNSPDGRRSSSDTSKSTYSLTRRISSLESRRPSSPLIDIKPIEFGVLSAKKEPIQPSVLRRTYNPDDYFRKFEPHLYSLDSNSDDVDSLTDEEILSKYQLGMLHFSTQYDLLHNHLTVRVIEARDLPPPISHDGSRQDMAHSNPYVKICLLPDQKNSKQTGVKRKTQKPVFEERYTFEIPFLEAQRRTLLLTVVDFDKFSRHCVIGKVSVPLCEVDLVKGGHWWKALIPSSQNEVELGELLLSLNYLPSAGRLNVDVIRAKQLLQTDVSQGSDPFVKIQLVHGLKLVKTKKTSFLRGTIDPFYNESFSFKVPQEELENASLVFTGSNSPIPACELSSHPAHGISPWIPSPGNEHFHGIKKQVKAIKVE
- the SYT17 gene encoding synaptotagmin-17 isoform 2 (isoform 2 is encoded by transcript variant 2): MLEPLNEGFLSRISGLLLCRWTCRHCCQKCYESSCCQSSEDEVEILGPFPAQTPPWLMASRSSDKDGDSVHTASEVPLTPRTNSPDGRRSSSDTSKSTYSLTRRISSLESRRPSSPLIDIKPIEFGVLSAKKEPIQPSVLRRTYNPDDYFRKFEPHLYSLDSNSDDVDSLTDEEILSKYQLGMLHFSTQYDLLHNHLTVRVIEARDLPPPISHDGSRQDMAHSNPYVKICLLPDQKNSKQTGVKRKTQKPVFEERYTFEIPFLEAQRRTLLLTVVDFDKFSRHCVIGKVSVPLCEVDLVKGGHWWKALIPSSQNEVELGELLLSLNYLPSAGRLNVDVIRAKQLLQTDVSQGSDPFVKIQLVHGLKLVKTKKTSFLRGTIDPFYNESFSFKVPQEELENASLVFTVFGHNMKSSNDFIGRIVIGQYSSGPSETNHWRRMLNTHRTAVEQWHSLRSRAECDRVSPASLEVT
- the SYT17 gene encoding synaptotagmin-17 isoform X3, with product MGRTLPAADFMAGCTVSPRLHGCPGGAAFGQLEPLNEGFLSRISGLLLCRWTCRHCCQKCYESSCCQSSEDEVEILGPFPAQTPPWLMASRSSDKDGDSVHTASEVPLTPRTNSPDGRRSSSDTSKSTYSLTRRISSLESRRPSSPLIDIKPIEFGVLSAKKEPIQPSVLRRTYNPDDYFRKFEPHLYSLDSNSDDVDSLTDEEILSKYQLGMLHFSTQYDLLHNHLTVRVIEARDLPPPISHDGSRQDMAHSNPYVKICLLPDQKNSKQTGVKRKTQKPVFEERYTFEIPFLEAQRRTLLLTVVDFDKFSRHCVIGKVSVPLCEVDLVKGGHWWKALIPSSQNEVELGELLLSLNYLPSAGRLNVDVIRAKQLLQTDVSQGSDPFVKIQLVHGLKLVKTKKTSFLRGTIDPFYNESFSFKVPQEELENASLVFTGSNSPIPACELSSHPAHGISPWIPSPGNEHFHGIKKQVKAIKVE
- the SYT17 gene encoding synaptotagmin-17 isoform 1 (isoform 1 is encoded by transcript variant 1), encoding MAYIQLEPLNEGFLSRISGLLLCRWTCRHCCQKCYESSCCQSSEDEVEILGPFPAQTPPWLMASRSSDKDGDSVHTASEVPLTPRTNSPDGRRSSSDTSKSTYSLTRRISSLESRRPSSPLIDIKPIEFGVLSAKKEPIQPSVLRRTYNPDDYFRKFEPHLYSLDSNSDDVDSLTDEEILSKYQLGMLHFSTQYDLLHNHLTVRVIEARDLPPPISHDGSRQDMAHSNPYVKICLLPDQKNSKQTGVKRKTQKPVFEERYTFEIPFLEAQRRTLLLTVVDFDKFSRHCVIGKVSVPLCEVDLVKGGHWWKALIPSSQNEVELGELLLSLNYLPSAGRLNVDVIRAKQLLQTDVSQGSDPFVKIQLVHGLKLVKTKKTSFLRGTIDPFYNESFSFKVPQEELENASLVFTVFGHNMKSSNDFIGRIVIGQYSSGPSETNHWRRMLNTHRTAVEQWHSLRSRAECDRVSPASLEVT
- the SYT17 gene encoding synaptotagmin-17 isoform X1, which codes for MGRTLPAADFMAGCTVSPRLHGCPGGAAFGQLEPLNEGFLSRISGLLLCRWTCRHCCQKCYESSCCQSSEDEVEILGPFPAQTPPWLMASRSSDKDGDSVHTASEVPLTPRTNSPDGRRSSSDTSKSTYSLTRRISSLESRRPSSPLIDIKPIEFGVLSAKKEPIQPSVLRRTYNPDDYFRKFEPHLYSLDSNSDDVDSLTDEEILSKYQLGMLHFSTQYDLLHNHLTVRVIEARDLPPPISHDGSRQDMAHSNPYVKICLLPDQKNSKQTGVKRKTQKPVFEERYTFEIPFLEAQRRTLLLTVVDFDKFSRHCVIGKVSVPLCEVDLVKGGHWWKALIPSSQNEVELGELLLSLNYLPSAGRLNVDVIRAKQLLQTDVSQGSDPFVKIQLVHGLKLVKTKKTSFLRGTIDPFYNESFSFKVPQEELENASLVFTVFGHNMKSSNDFIGRIVIGQYSSGPSETNHWRRMLNTHRTAVEQWHSLRSRAECDRVSPASLEVT
- the SYT17 gene encoding synaptotagmin-17 isoform X5 codes for the protein MAYIQLEPLNEGFLSRISGLLLCRWTCRHCCQKCYESSCCQSSEDEVEILGPFPAQTPPWLMASRSSDKDGDSVHTASEVPLTPRTNSPDGRRSSSDTSKSTYSLTRRISSLESRRPSSPLIDIKPIEFGVLSAKKEPIQPSVLRRTYNPDDYFRKFEPHLYSLDSNSDDVDSLTDEEILSKYQLGMLHFSTQYDLLHNHLTVRVIEARDLPPPISHDGSRQDMAHSNPYVKICLLPDQKNSKQTGVKRKTQKPVFEERYTFEIPFLEAQRRTLLLTVVDFDKFSRHCVIGKVSVPLCEVDLVKGGHWWKALIPSSQNEVELGELLLSLNYLPSAGRLNVDVIRAKQLLQTDVSQGSDPFVKIQLVHGLKLVKTKKTSFLRGTIDPFYNESFSFKVPQEELENASLVFTGSNSPIPACELSSHPAHGISPWIPSPGNEHFHGIKKQVKAIKVE
- the SYT17 gene encoding synaptotagmin-17 isoform X2 — its product is MLGSQLPSQDGQLEPLNEGFLSRISGLLLCRWTCRHCCQKCYESSCCQSSEDEVEILGPFPAQTPPWLMASRSSDKDGDSVHTASEVPLTPRTNSPDGRRSSSDTSKSTYSLTRRISSLESRRPSSPLIDIKPIEFGVLSAKKEPIQPSVLRRTYNPDDYFRKFEPHLYSLDSNSDDVDSLTDEEILSKYQLGMLHFSTQYDLLHNHLTVRVIEARDLPPPISHDGSRQDMAHSNPYVKICLLPDQKNSKQTGVKRKTQKPVFEERYTFEIPFLEAQRRTLLLTVVDFDKFSRHCVIGKVSVPLCEVDLVKGGHWWKALIPSSQNEVELGELLLSLNYLPSAGRLNVDVIRAKQLLQTDVSQGSDPFVKIQLVHGLKLVKTKKTSFLRGTIDPFYNESFSFKVPQEELENASLVFTVFGHNMKSSNDFIGRIVIGQYSSGPSETNHWRRMLNTHRTAVEQWHSLRSRAECDRVSPASLEVT
- the SYT17 gene encoding synaptotagmin-17 isoform X4; this translates as MAYIQGFLSRISGLLLCRWTCRHCCQKCYESSCCQSSEDEVEILGPFPAQTPPWLMASRSSDKDGDSVHTASEVPLTPRTNSPDGRRSSSDTSKSTYSLTRRISSLESRRPSSPLIDIKPIEFGVLSAKKEPIQPSVLRRTYNPDDYFRKFEPHLYSLDSNSDDVDSLTDEEILSKYQLGMLHFSTQYDLLHNHLTVRVIEARDLPPPISHDGSRQDMAHSNPYVKICLLPDQKNSKQTGVKRKTQKPVFEERYTFEIPFLEAQRRTLLLTVVDFDKFSRHCVIGKVSVPLCEVDLVKGGHWWKALIPSSQNEVELGELLLSLNYLPSAGRLNVDVIRAKQLLQTDVSQGSDPFVKIQLVHGLKLVKTKKTSFLRGTIDPFYNESFSFKVPQEELENASLVFTVFGHNMKSSNDFIGRIVIGQYSSGPSETNHWRRMLNTHRTAVEQWHSLRSRAECDRVSPASLEVT
- the SYT17 gene encoding synaptotagmin-17 isoform X7, translated to MASRSSDKDGDSVHTASEVPLTPRTNSPDGRRSSSDTSKSTYSLTRRISSLESRRPSSPLIDIKPIEFGVLSAKKEPIQPSVLRRTYNPDDYFRKFEPHLYSLDSNSDDVDSLTDEEILSKYQLGMLHFSTQYDLLHNHLTVRVIEARDLPPPISHDGSRQDMAHSNPYVKICLLPDQKNSKQTGVKRKTQKPVFEERYTFEIPFLEAQRRTLLLTVVDFDKFSRHCVIGKVSVPLCEVDLVKGGHWWKALIPSSQNEVELGELLLSLNYLPSAGRLNVDVIRAKQLLQTDVSQGSDPFVKIQLVHGLKLVKTKKTSFLRGTIDPFYNESFSFKVPQEELENASLVFTVFGHNMKSSNDFIGRIVIGQYSSGPSETNHWRRMLNTHRTAVEQWHSLRSRAECDRVSPASLEVT
- the SYT17 gene encoding synaptotagmin-17 isoform 4 (isoform 4 is encoded by transcript variant 4), whose product is MASRSSDKDGDSVHTASEVPLTPRTNSPDGRRSSSDTSKSTYSLTRRISSLESRRPSSPLIDIKPIEFGVLSAKKEPIQPSVLRRTYNPDDYFRKFEPHLYSLDSNSDDVDSLTDEEILSKYQLGMLHFSTQYDLLHNHLTVRVIEARDLPPPISHDGSRQDMAHSNPYVKICLLPDQKNSKQTGVKRKTQKPVFEERYTFEIPFLEAQRRTLLLTVVDFDKFSRHCVIGKVSVPLCEVDLVKGGHWWKALIPSSQNEVELGELLLSLNYLPSAGRLNVDVIRAKQLLQTDVSQGSDPFVKIQLVHGLKLVKTKKTSFLRGTIDPFYNESFSFKVPQEELENASLVFTGSNSPIPACELSSHPAHGISPWIPSPGNEHFHGIKKQVKAIKVE